From the genome of Neomonachus schauinslandi chromosome 5, ASM220157v2, whole genome shotgun sequence, one region includes:
- the LOC110587807 gene encoding 60S ribosomal protein L34-like, whose amino-acid sequence MSAGGERASSADQGGGEDGPGTAFRIVQRLTYRRRLSYNTASNKTRLSRTPGNRIVYLYTKKVGKAPKSACGVCPGRLRGVRAVRPKVLMRLSKTKKHVSRAYGGSMCAKCVRDRIKRAFLIEEQKIVVKVLKAQAQSQKAK is encoded by the exons ATGTCTGCGGGTGGGGAGAGGGCGAGCTCAGCGGACCAAGGCGGGGGCGAGGACGGGCCGGGCACG GCATTCAGAATAGTCCAGCGTTTGACCTACCGTCGTAGGCTGTCCTATAATACAGCCTCTAACAAAACTAGGCTGTCCCGAACCCCTGGTAATAGAATCGTTTACCTTTATACCAAGAAGGTTGGGAAAGCACCAAAATCTGCATGTGGCGTGTGCCCAGGCCGACTTCGAGGAGTTCGTGCTGTGAGACCTAAAGTCCTTATGAGGTTGTCCAAAACGAAAAAACACGTCAGCAGGGCCTATGGTGGTTCCATGTGTGCTAAGTGTGTTCGTGACAGGATCAAGCGTGCTTTCCTTATCGAGGAGCAGAAAATCGTTGTGAAAGTGTTGAAGGCCCAAGCACAGAGTcagaaagctaaataa